TGCACTATTGGTTCTTCGATCTTCATCCCTGGCCCGATCCGGCCCGATCCTCTCCGGAGGTTTTCAGGGGCCGCTTGTCGACGAACTTCGACGGCAACAAACTTGAAATTCACGGCCCACACGATTTCATGTTCTGGACCTCAGGATTGGGACAAAAGCAACCCTGAGTAGACTTTCATTTTCAAGTCTCCCGAACTGCGGCCGCACACCGGATTCGCCGTGGCGTGAAAGGTTGGAACAATGAACGGGTTCAGGAGGATCATGGGGACATTCTTCGGGGCGATCGGCTCGATCATCTCGGCCGTGGTGGGGCTCTGGCCGTTCGGCAAGGGGATGATCACCGGCCACCTGGTGACAATGCGACGATTCCTCCGCACCTTCACCGTCGGCCACGGGGCAACCACCGCGAGGCACGGCGGCGGCGACCTGCCGATCGACCTCTGGTGGAAACGCCCTGAATACCGGCGCGGGCCGGTCGTCGATCAGGGGCCGGACACCGAAGGACTGTTCACCGTCGAGTACCCCGACGAACGCCTGCCGACCCGCGAACGCTTCCGCGTCTTGCCTGTGCTGATCTACGACGATGAGGACGGCAACGTCCGCTGCACCAGTTGCAATATCTGCGCGAAGGTCTGCCCGCCGCAGTGCATCTGGATGTCCCAGGCCAAGAACACCAAGGGGAACGTCGTCCCGCTCCCCGAGGAGTTTTACATCGACATGGACGTCTGCATGAACTGCGGTCTCTGCGCCGAGTATTGCCCATTCGACGCCATCAAGATGGACCAGAACTTCGAGCTGTCGAACTACGAACGGCACCAGTCGCACATCTACTCGCTTCAGGATCTGCTCGTCTCCAGCGCCTACTACGCCGAGACGCACCCCGAAGCCTGGGCCAGTCCCGAGGAAACCGCCGAGCGGGCCAAGGTTGAGAAGAAGAAGACCCAGCGCCTTCAGAAGGCGCTCACGGCTCCCCAACCTGCCGAAGCCGGAGCGTAACCGCCATCAAGCACCCTCCAGATCGCTTGCCCAAAGCCTTGGCCTACGCAACCACCGCCCCGGGTCGCTACAATGTTCGCCAAGCCGCCGGCCCCTTGTGTGGCCCCGCCGGCGCGGATACGATCGCCCCGCCATCCGCTAGGAGTCCGATTCGCCAATGTTTTTGAAACAGCCTGAACCCCAGTACGTGCCTGGAACCCGGGTGCGGGTCGTGCAGTTTGTCCGCGTCGGCCATCGCCGCTGGAAGACCGAAGCC
The DNA window shown above is from Tautonia marina and carries:
- a CDS encoding 4Fe-4S binding protein translates to MGTFFGAIGSIISAVVGLWPFGKGMITGHLVTMRRFLRTFTVGHGATTARHGGGDLPIDLWWKRPEYRRGPVVDQGPDTEGLFTVEYPDERLPTRERFRVLPVLIYDDEDGNVRCTSCNICAKVCPPQCIWMSQAKNTKGNVVPLPEEFYIDMDVCMNCGLCAEYCPFDAIKMDQNFELSNYERHQSHIYSLQDLLVSSAYYAETHPEAWASPEETAERAKVEKKKTQRLQKALTAPQPAEAGA